The Streptomyces sp. M92 nucleotide sequence TCAGGTGCCGTCGGCACGGGTGGCAATAGTCCATGACGCGGGAAGGTTAAGTTCCGGGACGGACGTGTTCCTAGAGGCGGCTGTGAAGGTTGTGTGCCGAAGCCGCCGCGGCCGCCCCTCGCCGTACTTTCGAAACTGCCGAAACCGTTATGTGTCCGACCCATTGACACCCCCACCGCCCCCTCCTTACTGTCACGCCAGCATTTCGAACGAGTGACGAAATATCGAACACAGCGAAGGGCAACCGCCGTGCGCATCACCGGAATCAGCACACACGTGGTCGGGACGCCGTGGCGCAACCTGACGTACGTCCAGGTGCACACCGACGAGGGAATCACTGGAGTCGGCGAGACCCGGATGCTGGGGCACACCGACGCCCTCCTCGGCTATCTGAAGGAGGCGGAGGCCAACCACATTCTGGGCTCCGACCCGTTCGCCGTCGAGGACCTGGTCCGCCGCATGAAGTACGGCGACTACGGCCGCGCCGGCGAGATCGTGATGTCCGGCATCGCGGTCGTGGAGATGGCCTGCTGGGACATCAAGGGCAAGGCCCTCGGGGTCCCGGTCTGGCAGCTGCTGGGCGGCAAGGTCACCGACAAGGTCAAGGCGTACGCCAACGGGTGGTACACGACGGAGCGGACCCCGGAGGCGTACCACAAGGCCGCGCAGGGGGTCATGGAGCGCGGGTACCGGGCGCTGAAGATCGACCCGTTCGGCACCGGGCACTTCGAGCTGGACCACGAGCAGACCCTGTACGCCGTGTCGCTGATCGAGGCGGTGCGGGACGCGATCGGGCCGGACGCCGAGCTGATGCTGGAGATGCACGGCCGGTTCTCGCCCTCCACCGCCGTCCGGCTCGCGCGGGAACTCGCGCCGTTCAAGCCGGCGTGGCTGGAGGAGCCGGTCCCGCCGGAGAACCTCAAGGCGCTGCGGAAGGTCGCCGAGAAGGTCGACATCCCGGTCGCCACCGGTGAGCGCATCCACGACCGGATCGAGTTCCGCGAGCTGTTCGAGGACCAGTCCGTGGACGTCATCCAGCCCGACGTCGGTCACATCGGCGGCATCTGGGAGACCCGCAAGCTGGCGGCGACCGCCGAGACGCACTACACGCTCGTCGCGCCGCACAACGTGGGGGGATCCGTGCTGACCGCCGCTTCCCTCCAGGTCGGCTTCACCTCCCCGAACTTCAAGATCCTGGAGCACTTCAACGACTTCGCGGACGCGGAGATCAAGAAGGTCGTCAAGGGCGCGCCGGTGGTGGACCCGGAGGACGGCTGCTTCCACCTGTCCGACGCGCCCGGTCTCGGCGTCGAGCTGGACGCCGACGCGGCGGCCGAGTTCCCCCAGCAGCAGGCGCGGTTCGACCTGTGGGCCGAGGGCTGGGAGCAGCGCAAGCCCAAGGGGACCGGGGCATGAGCGGCGCGGTCGTCGTCGAGGCGCCGGGCGCGTACCGGCTGGCGCCGCACGACGTGCGCGAGCCCGGTCCCGGCGAGGCGCTGGTGCGGGTGCACGCGGCCGGGATCTGCGGCAGCGACCGCGAGGTCTGGCAGGGCAACCGGCCCGAGGGGTACGTGCGTTACCCGCTCGTCCCGGGCCACGAGTGGTCCGGGACCGTGGAGCGGGTCGGCGCCGGGGTGCCGGACTCCCTCGCCGGACGCAAGGTGGTCGGTGAGGGCTTCCGCAACTGCCAGGTGTGCGACCGCTGCCACGCGGGCGAGACGACGCTGTGCACGGCCGGTTACGAGGAGACCGGGTTCACCCAGCCGGGGGCGATGGCGCCCACGCTGACCCTGCCCGCGCGGCTGCTGCACGTGCTGCCCGACGACGCCGACCTCACCGCGGCTGCCCTGCTGGAGCCCGCCGCCTGCATCGCCGCCGCCGCGCTCAAGGCGAACGCCCGCCCGGGCGAGCGGGTCGCCGTGGTCGGCACGGGGACGCTCGGCATGTTCGCCGTGCAGTTCCTGCGCGCCGCCTCGCCCGGCGAGCTGCTGGTCGTCGGCTCGCGCGGGGACCGGGAGGCGCTGTCGAGGCAGTACGGGGCGACGGACTTCCGCACCAAGGACCAGCCGCTGCCGGACGACTTCGACGTCGTGATCGAGACCGCCGGGTCCGCCGATGCCGCCCGCACCGCCGCCGCACTGCTGCGCCGGGGCGGGCGGCTGGTCCTGACCGGTATCCCGGCGCCGGGCGCCGACGGGCTCGACCCCACCGACCTCGTGGTGCGTCAGCTGGAGGTGCACACCGTCTTCGGTGCGGCGCCGGACGCCTGGGCGCACACGGTGCGGGTCTTCGCGGCCGGCCTGCTCGACCCGCGGCCGCTGGTCACCCACGAGCTGCCGCTCGCCGAGTTCCCCGAGGCCATCGAGCTGGTGGGGTCCGGCGACCCGAAGGTCGGCAAGGTGCTGCTGCATCCCTGACCCCGCCCCTTGAGCCGTACGCCGGTACGGGGGCGACCTGACGGCCTCCGTACCGGCGTACCTCCACTTCGAGGCTTTTCGTACCTCACGTCGCGAACCTCGTCCGACATGTCGAACACGACCTGCCGGGTGCGGACTCCGGCGTACCGAACCTAAGGAACGCTTGTGACCGACGCTTCCGCCAAGGCCGCCGCACGCAGGCCCGGTGAGCAGGCGCTCACCGCGCTCGGCCTGGCCGCGCCCGCCCTCGACCCCGCCGACGCCTCGCCGCACTCCTTCCCGGGCGGCGGCCGCTGGCGCACCGAGATCCCCTCCTGCGAGGGTCCCGAGGCGCTGGGGGTGGTGCTGAAGGAGTCCTCGCGGCTGGACGTGCCGATCCACCGGATCAGCCAGGGCAGCGGGGTGTGGATGCTGACCGACGCCGAGATCACCGAGATGGTCGAGGCCACCGCCGAACGCGACATCGAGCTCTGCCTGTTCACCGGCCCGCGCGGCACCTGGGACATCGGCGGCTCCACCCGGACCGACTCCGGCGGCGCGGGCCTGCGCGCCCGCGGCCACGACGCGGTCGCCGGGTGCGTCGAGGACGCCGTCCGGGCGACCGAACTGGGCGTCCAGTGCCTGCTGGTCGCCGACGAGGGCGTGCTGTGGACGCTGCACCGGGCGCGGAAGGCGGGCATCATCCCCGCCGGCACCACGCTCAAGCTCTCGGCGCTCGTCGGGCCGGTCAACCCGGCCTCGTACGCGGTCTACGAAGGGCTCGGCGCCGACTCCATCAACGTGCCCAGCGATCTGACGCCGGATCACCTGACCGAAATACGGCGGGTTTCGGCCGCGCCGATGGACATGTACATCGAGGCTCCCGACGACCTGGGCGGCTATGTCCGGATGTACGAGATCGCCGAGCTGATCCGGCGCGGCGCCCCGCTGTACCTGAAGTTCGGCCTCTCCAAGGCGCCCGGGATCTACCCGTACGGCCATCACCTGCGGGAACTGACGCTGGCCACCGCCAAGGAGCGGGTGCGGCGCGGCCGGCTCGCCCTCGATCTGCTCGCCCGGCACGGGGCGGACGGGGAGATGGCACCGCTCGGTTCGCGGCTGCCGGGCCCGCTCAACCGGTTCGAGATCTCGTCATAACGTTCCGGAAACTCCCTTCACAAAAGAAGACACGACCGCGCACAATCCCACACACCTGCGTCGCCGTTCCAGCCCTCACCTCAAGGATGATGACCATGCGCAACCGCAGAGCCGCACTCGCCGCCATAGCCTCCGCCGCCTCGCTCGCCCTGACGCTGACCGCCTGCGGCCAGAACAGTGAGGGCGGCAGCGAGGAGGACAAGGGAGGCAGCGACGGCGCCACCATCGGCATCGCGATGCCGACCAAGTCCTCCGAGCGCTGGATCTCCGACGGCGCCAACGTCGAGAAGGAACTGAAGGCCAAGGGCTACGAGACCAAGCTCGTCTACGGCGAGGACGACCCCGACCAGCAGGTCTCGCAGATCGAGAACATGATCACGCAGGGCGTGGACGCCCTGATCATCGCCGCGATCGACAACAAGTCCCTGGGCAACGTCCTCCAGCAGGCCAAGGACGCGGACATCCCGGTCATCTCCTACGACCGGCTGATCCTCGGCACGGAGAACGTCGACTACTACGCCTCGTTCGACAACGAGAAGGTCGGCGAGCTGCAGGGCTCGTACATCGTGGACAAGCTCGGGCTGAAGGCGGGCAAGAAGGGCCCCTTCAACATCGAGCTGTTCGCCGGCTCCAACGACGACAACAACACCAAGTACTTCTTCAACGGCGCGATGAAGGTCCTGAAGCCGTACATGGACAAGGGCCAGCTCGTCGTCCGCTCCAAGCAGACCGACCTCAACCAGGTCACCACCCTGCGCTGGGACGGCGGCACCGCCCAGAAGCGCATGGACGACCTGCTCACCTCCAGCTACCGCAGCGCCCGCGTCGACGCGGTGCTCTCGCCCTACGACGGCATCTCCATCGGCATCCTCTCCGCGCTGAAGTCGGACGGCTACGGCTCCGGCAGCAAGCCCATGCCGGTCGTCACCGGCCAGGACGCCGAGATCGCCTCGGTGAAGTCGATCAAGGCGGGCCAGCAGACCCAGACCGTCTACAAGGACCTCCGCGAACTCGCCAAGGTCGCCTCGAACATGGTCGAAGCGGTCCTGAACGACAAGAAGCCCGAGGTCAACGACACCAAGTCGTACGACAACGGTGCCAAGGTCGTCCCCGCCTACCTGCTCCAGCCGGTCAGCGTCGACAAGTCCAACTACAAGGAGGTCCTCGTCGACGGCGGCTACTACACCGAGGACCAGCTCAACTGACCGGGTCCCTACAAGGATTGGAAGGCACGACCATGGCGGGACCCGTCCTGGAAATGCGCTCGATCGTCAAGACCTTTCCCGGTGTCAAAGCGCTGTCGGACGTCACACTGACCGTCCGCCAGGGCGAGGTCCACGCCATCTGCGGAGAGAACGGCGCCGGCAAGTCGACCCTGATGAAGGTGCTCTCCGGCGTCCATCCGCACGGCAGTTACGAGGGGGACATCCTCTTCGAGGGCGAGACCTGCCGGTTCCGGAACATCCGGGCGAGCGAGCAGCACGGCATCGTGATCATCCACCAGGAGCTGGCCCTGGTGCCGTACCTGTCCATCGCGGAGAACATCTTCCTCGGCAACGAGCACGCCAAGCGCGGCCTGATCGACTGGACCGAGACCCTGAGGCACGCCACCGAACTGCTGCGCCGGGTCGGTCTCGACGAGCACCCCGAGACCCGCGTCGCCGACATCGGCGTGGGCAAGCAGCAGCTGGTGGAGATCGCCAAGGCGCTGTCGAAGAAGGTGAAGCTGCTCATCCTCGACGAGCCGACCGCCGCGCTCAACGACGAGGACAGCGGCAAACTCCTCGACCTGATCCTTCAGCTGAAGGAACAGGGGATGACCTCGATCATCATCTCGCACAAGCTGAACGAGATCCGCCGGGTCGCCGACTCGGTGACGATCATCCGCGACGGGCAGTCCATCGAGACGCTCGACGTGAAGGCGGCGGAGACCACCGAGGACCGGATCATCTCCGGGATGGTCGGCCGGGACCTGGAGAACCGCTTCCCGGAACGCACCCCGCACCACCCGGAGGAGGGCGCCGCGCCCGCCCTGGAGATCCGCAACTGGACCGTGCACCACCCCATCGACCAGCAGCGCAAGGTCGTGGACGACGTGTCGATCGAGGTGCGGCGCGGCGAGATCGTCGGCATCGCGGGGCTGATGGGCGCGGGCCGCACCGAGCTGGCGATGAGCGTCTTCGGCCGCACCTACGGCCGGCACGCGGGCGGCACCGTCCTCAGGGACGGCACGGAGGTCCGTACGAAGACCGTCCCCGAGGCGGTCGGGCACGGCATCGCCTACGTCACCGAGGACCGCAAGCACTACGGCCTCAACCTCATCGACACCATCAACCGGAACATCTCGCTGACCGCGCTGGGCAAGGTCGCCAAGCGGGGCGTGGTCGACGAGCACGGAGAGCGGCAGGTCGCCGAGGACTACCGCAAGGCCATGAACATCAAGGCGCCGACCGTCTTCGAGCCGGTCGGCAAGCTGTCCGGCGGCAACCAGCAGAAGGTCGTCCTCAGCAAGTGGATCTTCGCCGGTCCCGAGGTGCTGATCCTGGACGAGCCCACCCGGGGCATCGACGTGGGCGCCAAGTACGAGATCTACACGGTCATCGACCAGCTGGCCGCCCAGGGCAAGGCGGTCGTCTTCATCTCCTCCGAACTGCCCGAGCTGCTCGGCATGTGCGACCGCATCTACACGATGGCCGCCGGCCGGCTGACGGGCGAGTTCTCACGGGCCGAGGCCTCGCAGGAAGCGCTGATGCGTCGGATGACGAAGGACACGAAGGACAAAGAGGTAACCCGATGAGCACGGACGTGACCGCGAAGACCCCGGCCCCGGCGCCGCCCGGCTCAGGCGGTCCGGCCGCCGGCGGCCTGTGGCAGCTGATGCTCGACGGCCTGCGCCGCAACATGCGGCAGTACGGCATGCTGATCGCCCTCGGCCTGATCGTGGCCCTGTTCGCCGTCTGGTCCGACGGCGACCTGCTGCTGCCGCGCAACGTCTCCAACCTGGTGCTGCAGAACAGCTACATCCTGATCCTCGCGATCGGCATGATGCTGGTCATCATCGCGGGGCACATCGACCTGTCGGTCGGGTCACTGACCGCGTTCACCGGGGCGATAGCCGCCGTACTGATGGTCAGGAACGACCTGCCCTGGCCGGTCGCCGTGCTGCTGTGCCTGGCCATCGGCGCCGCCGCGGGCGCCGCGCAAGGGTTCTTCATCGCCTATCTCGGCATACCGTCGTTCATCGTGACCCTGGCGGGCATGCTGCTCTTCCGCGGTCTGACGGAGATCTTCCTGGAGGGCCAGACCCTCGGCCCGTTCCCCCGGGACCTGCAGAAGATAGCCAACGGCTTCCTGCCCGAGGTCGGCCCGGAGACCAACTACCACAACCTCACCCTGCTGCTGGGCTTCGCGCTGATCGCCTTCGTGGTCTACCAGGAGGTCCGCGACCGCAAGCGGCAGCAGGAGTTCGCGCTCGAGGTGCTGCCGGCCAAGCTGTTCTGGCTCAAGCTGGTCGCGCTGGTCTCCGCCGTCCTCGTGGTCACCCTGCTGCTCGCCAGCTACAAGGGCGCCCCGATCGTGCTGCTCATCCTGGGCGTGCTGGTCGTCGGGTTCGGCTACCTGATGCGCAACGCGATCATCGGCCGCCACATCTACGCCATCGGCGGCAACCTGCCCGCGGCCAAGCTGTCGGGCGTGAAGGACAAGAAGGTCACCTTCCTGGTCTTCCTGAACATGGGCATGCTCGCGGCGCTGGCGGGCCTGGTCTTCGCCGCCCGCTTCAACGCGGCCTCCCCCAAGGCCGGTCTCAACTTCGAGCTGGAGGCCATCGCCGCCTCGTTCATCGGCGGGGCGTCGATGAGCGGCGGCGTCGGCACGGTCCTCGGCGCGATCATCGGCGGTCTGGTCCTGGGCGTGCTGAACAACGGCATGAACCTCGTCGGCATCGGCACCGACTGGCAGCAGGTGATCAAGGGCGCCGTGCTGCTGGCGGCGGTCGGGTTCGACGTGTGGAACAAGCGCAGGGTCGGTTCGTAACGGATCTCGGGCCCCGCCGCTCACGGCGGGGCCCGCTTCTTCTCACGGAAGTACAGGAGCCGCACATGGAACTGAGCAGACGCACGGTCATCGCATCGGCGGCCGCCGCCGGCCTGACGGCCACCGCGGTGGGCGGCACGGCACACGCCACGGGAGGCAGGAAGCCGGTGAAGGAGCTCTTCGGCAAGCTCGCCGACGGCACGAAGGTGTACCGCTGGTCGCTGGAGAACGGCGGCACGCGGATGAAGGTGCTGTCGTACGGCGGCGTCGTCCAGTCCCTGGAGATCCCCGACCGCCGGGGCCGCTACGAGAACGTCTCGCTGGGCTTCGACAACCTCGACGACTACGTGGCCTCCAGCCCCTACTTCGGAGCCCTGATCGGCCGCTACGGCAACCGCATCGGCCAGGGCCGCTTCACCCTGGACGGCACGGCGTACCAGCTCTCCGTCAACGACGGAGAGCAGAGCCTGCACGGCGGCGCCCAGGGCTTCGACAAGCGGGTGTGGGACGTCGAACCGTTCCGCGAGGGCTCCGACGTGGGCCTGGTCCTGCACTACACCAGCGCCGA carries:
- a CDS encoding mandelate racemase/muconate lactonizing enzyme family protein; the encoded protein is MRITGISTHVVGTPWRNLTYVQVHTDEGITGVGETRMLGHTDALLGYLKEAEANHILGSDPFAVEDLVRRMKYGDYGRAGEIVMSGIAVVEMACWDIKGKALGVPVWQLLGGKVTDKVKAYANGWYTTERTPEAYHKAAQGVMERGYRALKIDPFGTGHFELDHEQTLYAVSLIEAVRDAIGPDAELMLEMHGRFSPSTAVRLARELAPFKPAWLEEPVPPENLKALRKVAEKVDIPVATGERIHDRIEFRELFEDQSVDVIQPDVGHIGGIWETRKLAATAETHYTLVAPHNVGGSVLTAASLQVGFTSPNFKILEHFNDFADAEIKKVVKGAPVVDPEDGCFHLSDAPGLGVELDADAAAEFPQQQARFDLWAEGWEQRKPKGTGA
- a CDS encoding zinc-dependent alcohol dehydrogenase, whose product is MSGAVVVEAPGAYRLAPHDVREPGPGEALVRVHAAGICGSDREVWQGNRPEGYVRYPLVPGHEWSGTVERVGAGVPDSLAGRKVVGEGFRNCQVCDRCHAGETTLCTAGYEETGFTQPGAMAPTLTLPARLLHVLPDDADLTAAALLEPAACIAAAALKANARPGERVAVVGTGTLGMFAVQFLRAASPGELLVVGSRGDREALSRQYGATDFRTKDQPLPDDFDVVIETAGSADAARTAAALLRRGGRLVLTGIPAPGADGLDPTDLVVRQLEVHTVFGAAPDAWAHTVRVFAAGLLDPRPLVTHELPLAEFPEAIELVGSGDPKVGKVLLHP
- the chvE gene encoding multiple monosaccharide ABC transporter substrate-binding protein yields the protein MRNRRAALAAIASAASLALTLTACGQNSEGGSEEDKGGSDGATIGIAMPTKSSERWISDGANVEKELKAKGYETKLVYGEDDPDQQVSQIENMITQGVDALIIAAIDNKSLGNVLQQAKDADIPVISYDRLILGTENVDYYASFDNEKVGELQGSYIVDKLGLKAGKKGPFNIELFAGSNDDNNTKYFFNGAMKVLKPYMDKGQLVVRSKQTDLNQVTTLRWDGGTAQKRMDDLLTSSYRSARVDAVLSPYDGISIGILSALKSDGYGSGSKPMPVVTGQDAEIASVKSIKAGQQTQTVYKDLRELAKVASNMVEAVLNDKKPEVNDTKSYDNGAKVVPAYLLQPVSVDKSNYKEVLVDGGYYTEDQLN
- the mmsA gene encoding multiple monosaccharide ABC transporter ATP-binding protein, translating into MAGPVLEMRSIVKTFPGVKALSDVTLTVRQGEVHAICGENGAGKSTLMKVLSGVHPHGSYEGDILFEGETCRFRNIRASEQHGIVIIHQELALVPYLSIAENIFLGNEHAKRGLIDWTETLRHATELLRRVGLDEHPETRVADIGVGKQQLVEIAKALSKKVKLLILDEPTAALNDEDSGKLLDLILQLKEQGMTSIIISHKLNEIRRVADSVTIIRDGQSIETLDVKAAETTEDRIISGMVGRDLENRFPERTPHHPEEGAAPALEIRNWTVHHPIDQQRKVVDDVSIEVRRGEIVGIAGLMGAGRTELAMSVFGRTYGRHAGGTVLRDGTEVRTKTVPEAVGHGIAYVTEDRKHYGLNLIDTINRNISLTALGKVAKRGVVDEHGERQVAEDYRKAMNIKAPTVFEPVGKLSGGNQQKVVLSKWIFAGPEVLILDEPTRGIDVGAKYEIYTVIDQLAAQGKAVVFISSELPELLGMCDRIYTMAAGRLTGEFSRAEASQEALMRRMTKDTKDKEVTR
- the mmsB gene encoding multiple monosaccharide ABC transporter permease codes for the protein MSTDVTAKTPAPAPPGSGGPAAGGLWQLMLDGLRRNMRQYGMLIALGLIVALFAVWSDGDLLLPRNVSNLVLQNSYILILAIGMMLVIIAGHIDLSVGSLTAFTGAIAAVLMVRNDLPWPVAVLLCLAIGAAAGAAQGFFIAYLGIPSFIVTLAGMLLFRGLTEIFLEGQTLGPFPRDLQKIANGFLPEVGPETNYHNLTLLLGFALIAFVVYQEVRDRKRQQEFALEVLPAKLFWLKLVALVSAVLVVTLLLASYKGAPIVLLILGVLVVGFGYLMRNAIIGRHIYAIGGNLPAAKLSGVKDKKVTFLVFLNMGMLAALAGLVFAARFNAASPKAGLNFELEAIAASFIGGASMSGGVGTVLGAIIGGLVLGVLNNGMNLVGIGTDWQQVIKGAVLLAAVGFDVWNKRRVGS